The following proteins come from a genomic window of Plutella xylostella chromosome 22, ilPluXylo3.1, whole genome shotgun sequence:
- the LOC105382558 gene encoding elongation of very long chain fatty acids protein: MEVLQRLVAGYHDLMDNQSDQRVRDWPLMSSPLPTLAICLTYVFTVKVLGPKLMENRKPFELKNVLIWYNLFQVIFSIWLFHESIVSGWFSTYSFRCQPVDYSRSPLAMRTANGCWWYYISKFTEFFDTIFFVMRKKYDHVSKLHVIHHGIMPMSVWFGVKFTPGGHSTFFGMLNTFVHILMYSYYLLAAMGPQVQKYLWWKKYLTAIQMVQFVLVFLHAFQLLFTDCDYPRAFVWWIGMHAVLFYYLFSDFYKQAYLKKAQKAKARVKAAAEEKERLERQEIRSEPKEMKLPLLNGFGNGSALGDVRQRVAGAVATQ, translated from the exons ATGGAGGTGCTCCAGCGGCTAGTGGCCGGCTACCACGACCTGATGGACAACCAGAGCGACCAGCGGGTGCGGGACTGGCCGCTCATGTCGTCGCCGCTGCCCACGCTCGCCATTTGTCTCACATACGTCTTCACTGTCAAA GTTCTAGGACCAAAGTTAATGGAGAACCGAAAGCCGTTTGAACTGAAGAATGTGCTCATATGGTATAACCTGTTCCAAGTTATATTTAGCATCTGGCTATTCCATGAG aGCATAGTGAGTGGGTGGTTCTCTACCTACAGTTTCCGATGCCAGCCCGTGGACTACTCGAGATCACCGCTCGCCATGcgg ACGGCCAACGGTTGCTGGTGGTATTACATATCCAAGTTCACGGAGTTCTTCGAcact atctTCTTCGTGATGCGTAAGAAGTACGACCACGTGTCGAAGCTGCACGTGATCCACCACGGCATCATGCCCATGTCCGTCTGGTTCGGAGTCAAGTTCACGCCag GTGGTCACTCGACGTTCTTCGGCATGCTGAACACCTTCGTGCATATCCTCATGTATTCGTACTACCTGCTGGCCGCCATGGGCCCGCAGGTCCAGAAGTACCTGTGGTGGAAGAAGTACCTCACCGCTATTCAGATG GTGCAATTCGTGCTGGTGTTCCTGCACGCGTTCCAGCTGCTGTTCACGGACTGCGACTACCCGCGCGCCTTCGTCTGGTGGATCGGCATGCACGCCGTGCTCTTCTACTACCTGTTCTCAGACTTCTACAAGCAGGCCTACTTGAAGAAGGCTCAG AAGGCAAAAGCGCGAGTGAAGGCCGCCGCAGAAGAGAAGGAGCGGTTGGAGCGACAGGAGATCAGGTCGGAGCCCAAGGAGATGAAACTACCCCTGCTCAATGGCTTCGGCAACGGCTCGGCGCTGGGTGACGTGCGGCAACGAGTCGCCGGCGCCGTCGCCACGCAGTGA